In the Danio rerio strain Tuebingen ecotype United States chromosome 8, GRCz12tu, whole genome shotgun sequence genome, one interval contains:
- the ghra gene encoding growth hormone receptor a isoform X1, protein MLPSLSASDANKGPHLTGCRSSEQVTFRCWWSSGTFQNLSEPGALRIFYQTKALSSDWYECPDYTQTVKNECYFNKTFTRIWTSYCIQLRSVPQNTTYDEACFTVENIVYPDPPVGLNWTLLNVSRSGLHFDVLVRWTPPPSADVKTGWMSLVYQLQYRVKNNTYWEMQELESGTQQSIYGLHTDKEYEVRVRCKMSAFNNFGEFSDSVFLQVAQIPSKESTFPMALVLSFILIGVVILLIFIVISQQQRLMVIFLPPIPAPKIKGIDPELLKNGKLDQLDSLLSSHDMYKPDFYHEDPWVEFIQLDIDDPADKKNSDTQHLLGLSHSGSSHNLNLKNDDDSGRASCYDPEIPDPEDLASLLPNHSEQGEHQHSLVSRSSSANPDFQQESEVVETPIQTQPSWVNMDFYAQVSDFTPAGEVMLSPGQLNTSPEKKKKEEENEKKIQFQLVCDGAYTSETTARQFSADVPSSPGPEQEYQAFPTQGVEGNLWNGDYLVSVNDSQTPYLLLEPPPAPVLPPISDYTVAEPPSKSSFLAAYGLSAQPR, encoded by the exons ATGCTCCCTTCTCTTTCAGCATCAGATGCAAACAAAGGACCTCATTTAACAGGCTGTCGCTCCAGCGAGCAGGTGACTTTCCGTTGCTGGTGGAGTTCTGGAACCTTCCAGAACCTCTCTGAGCCTGGAGCCCTCAGGATCTTCTATCAGACAAA AGCCCTGTCCAGTGATTGGTATGAGTGCCCTGACTACACGCAGACTGTGAAAAACGAGTGCTACTTCAACAAGACCTTCACACGAATCTGGACCTCCTACTGCATCCAGCTGCGCTCGGTTCCTCAGAACACAACCTATGATGAGGCCTGCTTTACAGTGGAGAATATAG TGTATCCTGATCCACCAGTTGGGCTGAACTGGACTCTGCTGAATGTGAGTCGTTCAGGGTTGCACTTTGACGTCCTTGTGCGCTGGACCCCCCCTCCTTCAGCTGATGTGAAGACAGGCTGGATGAGTCTGGTGTACCAGCTTCAGTACCGGGTCAAGAACAACACCTACTGGGAGATG CAGGAGCTGGAAAGCGGCACACAGCAGTCCATCTATGGTCTGCACACAGATAAAGAGTATGAAGTGCGAGTTCGCTGTAAGATGTCAGCCTTCAACAACTTCGGTGAATTCAGCGACAGCGTATTTTTGCAAGTTGCACAGATTCCAAGCAAAG aATCAACGTTTCCGATGGCGCTGGTGTTGAGTTTTATACTGATTGGGGTTGTGATTCTTCTGATCTTCATTGTCATCTCCCAGCAGCAGAG gTTGATGGTAATCTTTTTACCACCTATTCCTGCACCTAAAATTAAAGGAATCGACCCAGAGCTGCTGAAG AATGGAAAGCTTGACCAGCTTGATTCTTTACTGAGCAGTCATGATATGTACAAGCCAGACTTCTACCACGAGGACCCATGGGTGGAGTTCATCCAGCTGGACATCGACGATCCTGCAGACAAGAAGAATTCTGATACCCAGCATCTGCTGGGCCTGTCCCACTCGGGTTCTTCTCACAACCTTAATTTAAAAAACGACGACGATTCCGGTCGCGCTAGCTGCTATGACCCAGAAATCCCAGATCCTGAAGACTTGGCTTCCCTTCTTCCCAACCATTCTGAACAGGGGGAGCACCAGCACTCTCTGGTTTCCAGAAGCAGCTCGGCCAATCCAGATTTCCAGCAGGAATCAGAAGTGGTGGAGACGCCCATCCAAACACAACCCAGCTGGGTCAACATGGACTTTTATGCCCAAGTAAGTGATTTCACACCAGCTGGAGAAGTGATGCTCTCACCTGGACAACTGAACACCTCtccagagaagaagaagaaagaagaagagaACGAGAAGAAGATACAATTCCAGCTGGTTTGCGATGGAGCCTACACTTCAGAGACCACAGCCAGGCAGTTTTCTGCAGATGTCCCATCTAGTCCTGGTCCGGAACAGGAATACCAAGCATTCCCAACTCAAGGTGTAGAGGGGAACCTCTGGAATGGCGATTACCTGGTGTCTGTCAATGATTCCCAAACACCTTACCTGCTTCTAGAACCTCCTCCAGCCCCAGTACTGCCACCAATCTCAGACTACACCGTAGCAGAGCCTCCCTCCAAATCCTCCTTCCTCGCTGCCTATGGCTTATCTGCGCAACCCAGATAA
- the ghra gene encoding growth hormone receptor a precursor (The RefSeq protein has 3 substitutions compared to this genomic sequence), translating into MAHSLSLRLLYLGLMCGKGLVFAQGSELFSQASDANKGPHLTGCRSSEQVTFRCWWSSGTFQNLSEPGALRIFYQTKALSSDWYECPDYTQTVKNECYFNKTFTRIWTSYCIQLRSVPQNTTYDEACFTVENIVYPDPPVGLNWTLLNVSRSGLHFDVLVRWTPPPSADVKTGWMSLVYQLQYRVKNNTYWEMQELESGTQQSIYGLHTDKEYEVRVRCKMSAFNNFGEFSDSVFLQVAQIPSKESTFPMALVLSFILIGVVILLIFIVISQQQRLMVIFLPPIPAPKIKGIDPELLKNGKLDQLDSLLSSHDMYKPDFYHEDPWVEFIQLDIDDPADKKNSDTQHLLGLSHSGSSHNLNLKNDDDSGRASCYDPEIPDPEDLASLLHNHSEQGEHQHSLVSRSSSANPDFQQESEVVETPIQTQPSWVNMDFYAQVSDFTPAGEVMLSPGQLNTSPEKKKKEEENEKKIQFQLVSDGAYTSETTARQFSADVPSSPGPEQEYQAFPTQGVEGNLWNGDYLVSVNDSQTPYLLLEPPPAPVLPPISDYTVAEPPSKSSFIAAYGLSAQPR; encoded by the exons CATCAGATGCAAACAAAGGACCTCATTTAACAGGCTGTCGCTCCAGCGAGCAGGTGACTTTCCGTTGCTGGTGGAGTTCTGGAACCTTCCAGAACCTCTCTGAGCCTGGAGCCCTCAGGATCTTCTATCAGACAAA AGCCCTGTCCAGTGATTGGTATGAGTGCCCTGACTACACGCAGACTGTGAAAAACGAGTGCTACTTCAACAAGACCTTCACACGAATCTGGACCTCCTACTGCATCCAGCTGCGCTCGGTTCCTCAGAACACAACCTATGATGAGGCCTGCTTTACAGTGGAGAATATAG TGTATCCTGATCCACCAGTTGGGCTGAACTGGACTCTGCTGAATGTGAGTCGTTCAGGGTTGCACTTTGACGTCCTTGTGCGCTGGACCCCCCCTCCTTCAGCTGATGTGAAGACAGGCTGGATGAGTCTGGTGTACCAGCTTCAGTACCGGGTCAAGAACAACACCTACTGGGAGATG CAGGAGCTGGAAAGCGGCACACAGCAGTCCATCTATGGTCTGCACACAGATAAAGAGTATGAAGTGCGAGTTCGCTGTAAGATGTCAGCCTTCAACAACTTCGGTGAATTCAGCGACAGCGTATTTTTGCAAGTTGCACAGATTCCAAGCAAAG aATCAACGTTTCCGATGGCGCTGGTGTTGAGTTTTATACTGATTGGGGTTGTGATTCTTCTGATCTTCATTGTCATCTCCCAGCAGCAGAG gTTGATGGTAATCTTTTTACCACCTATTCCTGCACCTAAAATTAAAGGAATCGACCCAGAGCTGCTGAAG AATGGAAAGCTTGACCAGCTTGATTCTTTACTGAGCAGTCATGATATGTACAAGCCAGACTTCTACCACGAGGACCCATGGGTGGAGTTCATCCAGCTGGACATCGACGATCCTGCAGACAAGAAGAATTCTGATACCCAGCATCTGCTGGGCCTGTCCCACTCGGGTTCTTCTCACAACCTTAATTTAAAAAACGACGACGATTCCGGTCGCGCTAGCTGCTATGACCCAGAAATCCCAGATCCTGAAGACTTGGCTTCCCTTCTTCCCAACCATTCTGAACAGGGGGAGCACCAGCACTCTCTGGTTTCCAGAAGCAGCTCGGCCAATCCAGATTTCCAGCAGGAATCAGAAGTGGTGGAGACGCCCATCCAAACACAACCCAGCTGGGTCAACATGGACTTTTATGCCCAAGTAAGTGATTTCACACCAGCTGGAGAAGTGATGCTCTCACCTGGACAACTGAACACCTCtccagagaagaagaagaaagaagaagagaACGAGAAGAAGATACAATTCCAGCTGGTTTGCGATGGAGCCTACACTTCAGAGACCACAGCCAGGCAGTTTTCTGCAGATGTCCCATCTAGTCCTGGTCCGGAACAGGAATACCAAGCATTCCCAACTCAAGGTGTAGAGGGGAACCTCTGGAATGGCGATTACCTGGTGTCTGTCAATGATTCCCAAACACCTTACCTGCTTCTAGAACCTCCTCCAGCCCCAGTACTGCCACCAATCTCAGACTACACCGTAGCAGAGCCTCCCTCCAAATCCTCCTTCCTCGCTGCCTATGGCTTATCTGCGCAACCCAGATAA